One Pongo abelii isolate AG06213 chromosome 12, NHGRI_mPonAbe1-v2.0_pri, whole genome shotgun sequence DNA segment encodes these proteins:
- the LOC129057685 gene encoding uncharacterized protein LOC129057685 — translation MWIYLPKDFSSSILAPGPLDPSSVRAGAQRTAPPWGISPRSCHYISNGRNYFPGTPGERANNSTVAPDRDPWTEGTYRCGFFGDILHATPDFELFLEKQAIWQQSFWILRRQ, via the exons GACTTCTCCAGCTCCATTCTGGCTCCTGGGCCTTTGGATCCCAGCAGTGTCCGAGCAGGGGCTCAAAGGACAGCCCCACCGTGGGGGATCAGCCCTAGAAGCTGTCACTACATCTCCAATGGACGCAACTATTTTCCAG GAACACCAGGGGAGAGAGCCAACAACAGCACAGTGGCCCCGGACCGTGACCCTTGGACTGAAGGAACCTACAGATGTGGTTTTTTTGGCGACATTTTACACGCAACTCCAGATTTCGAACTCTTTTTGGAGAAGCAGGCAATCTGGCAACAGTCGTTTTGGATTCTCAGAAGGCAATAA